The proteins below come from a single Desulfitobacterium metallireducens DSM 15288 genomic window:
- a CDS encoding RNA polymerase sigma factor, translated as MKPFDLPNCVLSVRGVGVESNHTNDSITKVLETYADTVWRLCLVYMRNNADAEDAFQNVFMKLNQQWPKFNSEDHIKAWLIRVTKNECKNQLKSFWRKHVITIDEVISPIENDHNKEVVKVVMQLPTKYRDILYLHYFEGYKVNEIVTILESNESTIKTRLKRARELLKKELVEGGFQYE; from the coding sequence ATGAAACCTTTTGATCTTCCCAATTGTGTTTTAAGTGTAAGGGGTGTTGGTGTGGAAAGTAATCATACGAACGATTCTATAACTAAAGTATTAGAAACATATGCCGATACGGTCTGGAGGTTATGCTTAGTATATATGAGAAATAACGCCGATGCTGAAGACGCATTTCAAAATGTTTTTATGAAGTTGAACCAGCAATGGCCTAAGTTCAATAGCGAGGATCATATAAAAGCTTGGCTGATAAGAGTTACAAAAAATGAATGTAAGAATCAACTTAAGAGCTTTTGGCGTAAACATGTTATTACGATTGATGAGGTTATTTCCCCCATTGAAAATGATCATAACAAAGAGGTAGTAAAGGTTGTGATGCAACTCCCTACAAAATATAGGGATATTTTGTATCTTCACTACTTCGAAGGTTACAAAGTAAACGAAATTGTTACAATTCTTGAATCTAATGAATCTACAATTAAGACACGATTGAAACGCGCACGAGAGCTTTTGAAAAAAGAGCTGGTTGAGGGAGGCTTCCAATATGAATAA
- a CDS encoding beta-propeller domain-containing protein, giving the protein MNKDLFEGFNDLEPDRSLILKTQIKMEEEVHQTSKRAGGNYYMRKIYMIATLSFILIAGMFISNQQQKPSSLLPTVASSNVEELPVVGDDQNLKRLLSEVESNQAGTRHSVGMVGGGLPAADSSSAIKSAVSASQNLSAESGGVAYSGTNLQVEGVDEADIVKTDGNYLYQISNDSKNGNNPQVIISKINPASDLKVVSRLEFDSQEFKPLEMYVDSKTLVVIGTSYERMDSAVGAMGGPVTEMLVYDLKDKNNPQKLREVKLDGDYVSSRKIGSAVYFVVNKYIDYYRILKEDQAPIKPKYYDSLCQESYKEVNFSEIHYFPGTIEPNYLMIAGMDLDHPDKEAKVSTYLGSGRNIYASTSSLYVAMPHYEFEQSALTQEPAVEDAISRMPANITTQIYKFGFNQGEITYQGKGEVPGQILNQFSMDEYQGYFRIATTKGEIGATSGNESTNNVYTLDQNMQESGKLEGLAPGERIYSVRFMGDRAYMVTFKQVDPLFVIDLKDPKQPKALGELKIPGYSDYLQPYDENHLIGIGKETVEAALPSGPNGQQQTMAFYLGMKLAMFDVSDVTHPKELFKETIGDRGTDSEVLRNHKALLFDKEKNLLAFPVVVFETKGSQQKEVSLNTPPQYGEITFQGAYVYNIDLEQGFTLKGKITHVKETSQKYRIDQAAIQRILFVGENLYTVSPGKIKVNDLKTLDEKGALDLQ; this is encoded by the coding sequence ATGAATAAAGACCTATTTGAAGGGTTCAATGATTTAGAACCCGATCGGTCTTTGATATTAAAAACTCAAATAAAAATGGAAGAAGAGGTTCATCAAACGTCTAAAAGAGCGGGAGGGAATTATTACATGAGGAAAATCTACATGATTGCAACATTAAGTTTCATACTTATAGCAGGAATGTTCATTTCTAATCAGCAGCAAAAGCCTTCCAGTTTGTTACCTACCGTAGCCTCTTCCAACGTTGAAGAGTTACCGGTTGTCGGTGATGATCAAAACTTAAAGAGATTGCTTTCAGAGGTTGAAAGCAATCAAGCAGGGACTAGACATAGTGTGGGTATGGTAGGCGGCGGTTTACCCGCAGCAGATAGCAGCTCTGCAATAAAATCAGCTGTATCAGCAAGCCAAAATCTTTCTGCAGAATCAGGCGGAGTAGCCTATTCGGGGACCAATCTGCAAGTGGAAGGTGTGGATGAGGCCGACATTGTTAAGACAGACGGGAATTACCTCTATCAAATTTCTAATGACTCGAAAAATGGAAATAATCCTCAAGTCATAATATCTAAAATTAATCCAGCGAGTGACTTGAAGGTAGTAAGCAGATTAGAATTTGATTCACAAGAATTTAAGCCTCTTGAGATGTATGTTGACTCGAAAACACTCGTTGTTATTGGGACGAGTTATGAACGCATGGATTCAGCTGTAGGAGCTATGGGTGGACCTGTCACAGAAATGTTGGTCTATGACCTCAAGGATAAAAATAATCCCCAAAAACTTAGAGAAGTGAAGCTTGATGGAGATTATGTTTCTTCCAGAAAGATTGGCTCAGCTGTATATTTTGTCGTTAATAAATATATCGATTACTACAGAATCCTTAAAGAAGATCAAGCCCCGATAAAGCCAAAATATTATGATTCCCTTTGTCAAGAGAGCTATAAAGAAGTCAATTTCTCTGAGATACACTATTTCCCAGGCACAATTGAGCCTAATTATCTAATGATCGCTGGAATGGATTTAGATCATCCTGACAAAGAAGCAAAAGTATCAACCTATCTTGGGTCAGGACGTAATATCTATGCTTCGACCTCTTCTTTGTATGTGGCAATGCCGCATTATGAATTTGAACAATCCGCATTGACACAGGAACCTGCTGTTGAGGACGCTATTTCCAGAATGCCAGCAAATATAACGACCCAAATCTATAAGTTTGGTTTTAATCAGGGGGAAATTACATATCAAGGAAAAGGGGAAGTTCCTGGTCAGATTCTTAATCAGTTCTCCATGGACGAATATCAAGGTTATTTCCGAATTGCAACCACGAAGGGAGAAATAGGGGCTACTTCGGGTAATGAATCGACTAATAATGTTTATACCCTTGATCAAAACATGCAGGAAAGTGGAAAATTAGAAGGATTAGCGCCCGGTGAAAGAATTTATTCGGTCCGTTTTATGGGAGATCGTGCCTATATGGTAACCTTTAAGCAGGTTGATCCATTGTTTGTAATCGATCTTAAAGATCCTAAGCAGCCAAAAGCATTAGGAGAGTTAAAAATCCCAGGGTATAGCGATTATTTACAACCTTATGATGAAAACCATTTAATTGGGATAGGTAAAGAGACTGTTGAAGCCGCCCTTCCTAGTGGTCCTAATGGGCAACAGCAAACTATGGCCTTCTATCTTGGCATGAAACTCGCTATGTTTGACGTGAGTGATGTGACTCATCCCAAAGAACTATTTAAAGAAACAATCGGAGATCGGGGAACTGACTCTGAGGTACTCAGAAATCATAAGGCTCTATTATTTGACAAAGAAAAGAATCTTCTAGCCTTCCCTGTGGTTGTTTTTGAGACTAAGGGGTCTCAGCAAAAAGAAGTATCCCTCAATACTCCGCCTCAGTACGGAGAAATAACCTTTCAAGGGGCATATGTGTATAACATTGATCTAGAGCAAGGGTTTACACTCAAAGGAAAAATTACTCATGTTAAGGAAACTTCGCAGAAATATCGAATCGACCAAGCCGCTATCCAAAGAATTCTTTTTGTTGGTGAAAACCTTTATACAGTCTCACCAGGGAAGATTAAAGTAAATGATTTAAAAACATTAGATGAGAAG